In Deinococcus sp. QL22, the following are encoded in one genomic region:
- a CDS encoding methyltransferase domain-containing protein: MWNPQQYLQFQQERDRPFSDLLAQVHGQPRTVADLGCGTGHLTAALTERWSGARVLGLDSSAEMLDKAAAYAAPNLTFQQADLREWQPEASLDLLISNAALQWADGHAQLIPRLAGYVAAGGTFAFQVPGNFDAPSHMLLAEVLARPRWKQLQAEARDKATLGAFGPAEYAALLAPLGFTVNAWETTYLHLLPVPADGANAVLEWVKGTALRPVLAQLNASDTTEFLAEYGAELARDYLAQSYGTPFPFRRVFVVAQRSS, translated from the coding sequence ATGTGGAATCCACAGCAATACCTTCAGTTTCAGCAGGAGCGGGATCGGCCCTTTTCTGACCTGCTGGCGCAGGTGCACGGGCAACCAAGAACGGTGGCTGATCTGGGCTGCGGCACGGGCCACCTCACTGCTGCTCTGACTGAACGCTGGTCGGGAGCAAGAGTGTTGGGCCTCGACAGCAGTGCCGAAATGCTGGACAAAGCCGCCGCCTATGCCGCCCCCAACCTGACCTTTCAGCAGGCCGATCTGCGCGAGTGGCAGCCGGAAGCATCGCTGGATCTGCTGATCAGCAACGCCGCATTGCAGTGGGCGGACGGTCACGCCCAACTTATTCCGCGTTTGGCCGGATACGTGGCGGCGGGCGGCACGTTTGCCTTTCAGGTGCCGGGCAATTTTGATGCGCCCAGCCATATGCTCTTGGCCGAAGTGTTGGCCCGCCCGCGTTGGAAACAGCTTCAGGCCGAGGCCCGTGATAAGGCCACGTTAGGCGCGTTTGGCCCCGCCGAATACGCCGCGCTTCTCGCCCCACTTGGCTTCACGGTCAACGCCTGGGAAACCACCTATCTGCATCTCCTTCCTGTGCCCGCAGACGGCGCGAACGCGGTGCTGGAATGGGTCAAGGGAACGGCGCTGAGGCCCGTGCTGGCACAATTAAATGCTTCAGATACCACTGAATTTCTGGCCGAGTACGGGGCGGAATTGGCGCGGGATTATCTGGCCCAAAGCTACGGCACGCCCTTTCCATTTCGGCGGGTATTTGTGGTGGCTCAACGTTCGAGCTAA
- a CDS encoding helix-turn-helix domain-containing protein — protein MTADSGANTAQNAISPLGVLPPPGPSCVHLPLNVTPQELARYAVGLANARGGTLLVGVDALTGGESVRDAGELHPLMVTHAIFELSGGRLTVNVQHHRLPGGARVLAVFVLQAPYVLAAPDGAVIAWDGAHLVPVTPAEAEPVADQDYTATVPPDASLADLDPAEVARLRGLGRRGSASNLPDLDFLQELGLLIPSGGALRPTLAGILLAGTPSALRAHMPQAEVCFYHHATTDVEFQFREDLLRPIPALLTRLAELIQARNRFTPVQVGLFRIEVWDQDESVYREALLNALTHRDYTLRDAVHVHHYPDRLEIMNPGGLPGGITPGNILRHQPKRRNPLLAEVLAKLGLVERAGVGVDKMYGLMLRHGKEPPEFTTYPDAVTLALHSPGFDADFVRFVARKQEDMQTLSLDMLIVLSLLAREGEATRATLARALQLAEDRTPRLLRGMEEHNLIERAGVGRGIAYILSAEVRAALGKPVLVQTAPVREVAQPEVATVESEVGPDVEEAQGWAEAPAVAVRAAAPAELREPEDQPLPHAAPAARPARAPKPAQIDGPSAAEVRAVALALAREQGSVRNVELRAACALTPQQSWRVLRRLVQDGLLLKRGVGKRDAAYVLA, from the coding sequence GTGACTGCCGACAGCGGGGCCAACACGGCCCAAAATGCCATTTCTCCGCTTGGGGTGCTGCCGCCGCCGGGGCCGTCCTGCGTGCATTTGCCTCTGAATGTGACGCCGCAGGAGCTGGCGCGGTATGCCGTGGGCCTCGCCAACGCACGGGGCGGCACGCTGCTGGTGGGCGTGGACGCGCTGACTGGCGGGGAGTCCGTTCGGGATGCAGGCGAACTGCACCCCCTGATGGTGACGCACGCGATTTTTGAACTGTCGGGTGGGCGGCTAACCGTGAATGTGCAGCATCACCGCCTGCCGGGTGGAGCGCGGGTGCTGGCCGTATTCGTGCTGCAAGCGCCGTACGTGCTGGCCGCGCCCGATGGAGCCGTGATCGCCTGGGACGGCGCACATCTGGTGCCCGTAACCCCTGCCGAAGCCGAACCCGTGGCCGATCAGGATTACACCGCCACCGTGCCGCCCGATGCCAGCTTGGCCGACCTTGACCCAGCAGAAGTGGCCCGTCTGCGGGGGTTGGGACGGCGGGGCAGCGCGTCCAACCTGCCTGATCTGGACTTTTTGCAGGAACTGGGACTGCTGATTCCCAGCGGCGGAGCGCTGCGACCCACGCTGGCCGGAATTTTGCTGGCAGGCACGCCTTCTGCTTTGCGGGCGCACATGCCTCAGGCCGAGGTTTGCTTTTACCACCACGCCACCACCGACGTCGAATTCCAGTTTCGGGAAGACCTGCTGCGGCCCATTCCGGCGCTGCTGACCCGGCTGGCCGAGCTGATTCAGGCCCGCAACCGCTTTACGCCCGTGCAGGTGGGCCTGTTCCGAATAGAAGTCTGGGATCAGGATGAGTCGGTGTACCGCGAGGCGCTGCTGAACGCCCTGACCCACCGCGACTACACCCTGCGCGACGCCGTGCATGTGCACCATTACCCTGACCGTCTGGAAATCATGAATCCGGGCGGGCTGCCGGGGGGAATTACGCCGGGCAATATTCTGCGGCATCAGCCCAAGCGCCGCAATCCGCTGCTGGCCGAAGTTCTGGCGAAACTGGGCCTCGTGGAGCGGGCGGGCGTGGGCGTAGACAAGATGTACGGCCTGATGCTGCGGCACGGCAAAGAGCCGCCGGAGTTCACGACCTACCCCGACGCCGTGACGCTGGCACTGCACTCACCGGGCTTCGACGCCGATTTTGTGCGTTTTGTGGCCCGCAAACAGGAAGACATGCAGACCCTGTCGCTGGACATGCTGATCGTGCTGAGCCTGCTGGCCCGCGAGGGCGAGGCCACCCGCGCCACACTGGCCCGCGCCCTGCAACTGGCCGAAGACCGCACGCCGAGGCTGCTGCGCGGCATGGAAGAACACAACCTGATCGAGCGGGCGGGCGTGGGGCGCGGCATCGCCTATATCCTCAGCGCCGAGGTTCGGGCCGCGCTGGGTAAGCCTGTGCTGGTTCAAACTGCACCCGTTAGAGAAGTCGCGCAGCCTGAAGTGGCGACAGTTGAATCTGAAGTTGGGCCGGATGTGGAGGAAGCTCAGGGGTGGGCCGAAGCTCCAGCCGTAGCGGTCAGAGCCGCCGCGCCTGCCGAGTTACGCGAACCCGAAGACCAACCTCTCCCCCACGCCGCGCCCGCTGCACGCCCCGCCCGCGCCCCCAAACCCGCCCAGATCGACGGCCCTTCCGCTGCCGAAGTGCGGGCGGTGGCCCTCGCGTTGGCGCGGGAACAGGGCAGTGTGCGAAATGTGGAACTCCGCGCCGCGTGCGCTCTGACGCCCCAGCAATCGTGGCGCGTGCTACGGCGCCTGGTGCAGGACGGCCTGCTGCTAAAGCGCGGGGTGGGCAAGCGGGACGCCGCTTACGTGTTGGCCTGA
- a CDS encoding DUF3293 domain-containing protein — protein sequence MSEEFRPIKFLAPEPDQTLRAAFLGTTYGPVWHRFHLGTVLLSRPEDEYSEELGPEWAIGLRSWVIVTAWNPHGQAQSEWANAEAHQRLLARVSRAGMVPTLALNGDGEWRETALILPGASLRDGIRLGREFAQVAVLYGVGRRVALVWLSVDRRKVDRGGVDRRSGERCRVERFWVQDTPL from the coding sequence ATGAGCGAGGAGTTCAGGCCCATTAAGTTTTTGGCCCCTGAGCCAGATCAGACGCTCAGGGCAGCCTTTTTGGGCACCACCTACGGCCCGGTCTGGCACCGCTTTCACCTCGGCACCGTACTGCTGAGCCGCCCCGAAGATGAATATTCGGAGGAGTTGGGGCCAGAGTGGGCCATTGGCCTGCGCTCCTGGGTGATCGTTACGGCGTGGAATCCGCATGGTCAGGCTCAATCGGAGTGGGCCAACGCCGAAGCGCACCAACGCCTGCTGGCCCGCGTGAGCCGCGCTGGAATGGTGCCGACCCTGGCCCTCAATGGCGACGGCGAGTGGCGCGAAACCGCCCTGATTTTGCCCGGAGCCAGCCTGCGCGACGGCATCCGGCTGGGCCGCGAATTTGCTCAGGTGGCGGTGCTGTACGGCGTGGGCAGGCGGGTGGCCCTGGTCTGGCTGAGTGTAGACCGCAGAAAAGTAGACCGGGGCGGCGTAGACCGGAGAAGTGGGGAGCGTTGCCGTGTGGAGCGGTTCTGGGTACAGGACACTCCGCTGTAG
- the truD gene encoding tRNA pseudouridine(13) synthase TruD produces MSLVFDWSALAASTAGQGTGGTLRRVPEDFRVDEVPAYLPSGEGEHLFVRLEKTGHTTSHMLRELTAHLGVRDRDVGVAGLKDRHAVTSQWISLPGKVERRLESFAMDGVRVLETARHGNKLAMGHLHGNRFVVRVRDAQGTAAEAEATLNQLARVGVPNYFGPQRFGLGGLNAEEGLLVLRGESKIKDPRVRRFLTTSVQSMVFNRFLSLRLERGLFAALIAGDMAKKHDTGGVFLVEDADAEGGRAEAGEVSATGTLFGKKVKPLTMAAGELEAEALAAFALTPDVFASRRGDRRLTRVFLQEPQLIPEEDGFTVSFTLPKGSFATSVLREIMKVDIDTSELPEDAADETGSEGGPAHEGEA; encoded by the coding sequence GTGAGTTTGGTGTTTGACTGGTCGGCGCTCGCCGCTTCTACGGCAGGGCAAGGCACGGGGGGGACGCTCCGCCGCGTGCCAGAAGACTTCCGTGTCGATGAAGTGCCTGCTTATCTGCCATCGGGCGAGGGCGAACACCTGTTTGTGAGGCTGGAAAAAACGGGCCACACCACGTCTCACATGTTGCGCGAACTGACAGCGCATCTGGGCGTGCGTGACCGCGATGTGGGGGTGGCCGGACTCAAAGACCGCCACGCCGTCACTTCGCAGTGGATCAGCCTGCCAGGGAAAGTGGAGCGGCGGCTGGAATCGTTTGCCATGGACGGCGTGCGCGTGCTGGAAACGGCACGGCACGGCAATAAACTGGCGATGGGCCACCTGCACGGCAACCGCTTTGTGGTGCGGGTGCGGGACGCACAAGGCACAGCAGCCGAAGCCGAAGCCACCCTCAACCAGTTGGCCCGGGTGGGCGTGCCCAACTATTTTGGCCCGCAACGCTTTGGACTGGGCGGCCTGAACGCGGAAGAAGGCTTACTGGTGCTGCGCGGCGAATCCAAAATTAAAGACCCCCGCGTGCGCCGTTTTCTGACCACCAGCGTGCAGAGTATGGTCTTCAACCGTTTTCTGAGTTTGCGGCTGGAGCGCGGGCTGTTTGCGGCCCTGATCGCGGGCGATATGGCCAAAAAGCACGACACGGGCGGTGTGTTTTTGGTCGAAGACGCCGACGCCGAGGGAGGCCGCGCCGAAGCAGGCGAAGTGAGCGCCACCGGAACCCTGTTCGGCAAGAAGGTCAAACCATTGACCATGGCGGCCGGAGAGCTGGAAGCCGAAGCGTTGGCCGCCTTTGCCCTCACGCCCGACGTATTCGCCTCGCGCAGGGGGGATCGCCGACTGACACGGGTATTTTTGCAAGAACCACAGCTGATCCCCGAAGAAGACGGCTTTACGGTGTCGTTCACGTTGCCCAAAGGCAGCTTTGCCACCAGCGTGCTGCGCGAAATAATGAAAGTCGACATCGATACATCAGAGTTACCTGAAGACGCTGCCGACGAAACGGGTTCAGAAGGCGGCCCAGCACACGAGGGAGAGGCATGA